A stretch of Deinococcus radiotolerans DNA encodes these proteins:
- the moaD gene encoding molybdopterin converting factor subunit 1: protein MQLKVVFFARLKRETGVEHGTVDIPEGSTVRMAAPLIEEQFGVSLRGCMVAINETYASPDAVLTSGDEVAFLPPVAGGSGESPGSDTFCEMTAEPLSLAAADLYLVRPQYGAQAYFVGTVRSPNQGRDVEFIDYEGYDALARKVMQGAAEAAREKHGELRVYIQHRVGRLRPGEASILIGVASPHRRAALEACDDIIEYLKVHVPVWKHEGDEDGQHWVPGQTGHDTL, encoded by the coding sequence ATGCAACTCAAGGTGGTGTTTTTCGCGCGCCTGAAGCGGGAAACAGGCGTGGAGCACGGAACGGTCGATATCCCGGAGGGCAGCACGGTCCGCATGGCCGCGCCGCTGATTGAAGAGCAGTTCGGTGTAAGCCTGCGCGGGTGCATGGTGGCCATCAACGAGACGTACGCCTCGCCGGATGCCGTTCTGACCTCTGGTGACGAGGTGGCGTTCCTGCCGCCGGTTGCGGGCGGGAGCGGTGAGTCGCCCGGTTCGGACACCTTCTGCGAGATGACGGCCGAACCTCTGAGTCTCGCGGCCGCCGACCTCTATCTGGTCAGGCCGCAGTACGGGGCGCAGGCGTATTTCGTGGGAACCGTCCGCAGTCCCAACCAGGGGAGGGACGTGGAGTTCATCGACTACGAGGGCTATGACGCGCTGGCCCGCAAGGTCATGCAGGGCGCAGCCGAGGCGGCCCGCGAGAAGCATGGAGAACTGCGCGTGTACATCCAGCACCGGGTGGGCCGCCTGCGCCCCGGTGAGGCCAGCATCCTGATCGGCGTGGCCAGCCCGCACCGGCGCGCCGCGCTGGAAGCCTGCGACGACATCATTGAGTACCTGAAAGTGCACGTCCCCGTCTGGAAACATGAGGGCGACGAGGACGGGCAGCACTGGGTGCCGGGGCAGACCGGGCACGACACCCTGTAA